A genomic region of Streptosporangium lutulentum contains the following coding sequences:
- a CDS encoding acyltransferase family protein → MSVATPLRVAFPPAADRDPFFDNAKFLAIILVVCGHLIENLRDVPSAHAVYFFVYLFHMPLFIVLSGYLSRNFTFGSGKARKLISTLAVPYVIFELIYSLPRLILYGKLDISLLDPYFLTWFLMSLFLWRLSTPVWQQLRWPLAVAVGLSLLSGMSRLPDELSMNRTLGLLPFYVLGLMLRPEHFAWLRRRRVRIAGAVTLVLGVVAAFALHTHVKTEWIRWRNANDAIGVDDLTGSLIRLGMLAAGALLVAAFLAVTPSRRTWYSTLGMSTMYAYLLHGLVVKTVERFYGDWAATLPGVLIVTLFGVGLAVVLCTEPVRRVAHWAVEPKMSWAFTRLRRPG, encoded by the coding sequence GTGAGTGTCGCAACCCCGCTTCGGGTGGCCTTCCCGCCTGCCGCCGACAGGGATCCGTTCTTCGACAACGCCAAGTTTCTGGCGATCATCCTCGTGGTCTGCGGGCACCTGATCGAGAACCTCCGGGATGTGCCGAGCGCGCACGCCGTGTATTTCTTCGTCTACCTGTTCCACATGCCGCTGTTCATCGTGCTCAGCGGCTATCTGTCGCGAAATTTCACCTTCGGTTCGGGTAAGGCGCGCAAGCTGATCAGCACGCTCGCCGTGCCGTACGTGATCTTCGAGCTGATCTACTCGCTCCCCCGCCTGATCCTGTACGGGAAGCTGGACATCAGCCTGCTCGATCCGTACTTCCTGACCTGGTTCCTGATGTCGCTGTTCCTGTGGCGGCTGTCCACGCCGGTCTGGCAGCAGCTCAGGTGGCCGCTGGCGGTCGCGGTCGGACTGTCCCTGCTGTCGGGGATGAGCAGGCTGCCCGACGAGCTGTCGATGAACCGCACGCTCGGGCTGCTCCCGTTCTACGTGCTCGGGCTCATGCTCCGGCCGGAGCACTTCGCGTGGCTCAGGCGGCGACGGGTCCGGATCGCGGGGGCGGTCACGCTCGTCCTCGGGGTGGTCGCGGCGTTCGCCCTGCACACCCACGTGAAGACCGAGTGGATCCGCTGGCGGAACGCCAACGACGCGATCGGGGTGGACGACCTCACCGGCAGCCTGATCCGGCTGGGCATGCTGGCCGCGGGGGCGCTGCTGGTCGCCGCGTTCCTGGCGGTCACGCCGTCCCGGCGCACCTGGTACTCCACGCTCGGAATGTCGACCATGTACGCCTACCTGCTCCACGGCCTGGTGGTGAAGACGGTCGAGCGGTTCTACGGCGACTGGGCCGCCACCCTGCCGGGGGTGCTGATCGTGACGCTCTTCGGGGTGGGGCTCGCCGTGGTGCTGTGCACGGAGCCGGTGCGGAGAGTGGCCCACTGGGCGGTCGAACCCAAGATGAGCTGGGCCTTCACCAGGTTGAGGCGACCCGGCTGA
- a CDS encoding sensor histidine kinase, whose protein sequence is MLLLPLLSLSALWGFVLNLTVGDGAALLRADALYQTVGLTSTELGLQLQAERMQSTVAISTRVLTSEIGGQRTRTNQAVAAFRKAEAEFHSGTPELHASLEGMLRQLDRLPGIRSGVDNGQHSRLSVLSNYNQILDSVFLVYDQMIAVPDLSIFQQATAMQAMGSGREMLARENALISGALIDYRLSAEERSAFGEYVANRRYLYAHGLSSLDAALSKPYRDTFNSTAFEKFTALEKTIIASTGNRLPPDAATWKATSDGIASWLDQIGLASSKELADRAQSVATGILVRIIVAGGVGLIAVVASIIISIRFGRRLANELAGLRSAALDLADVRLPHVVERLRRGEEVDVRAEAPPIEASGSPEVRDVAQAFGSVQRTAVEAAVGQANLRRGVSHVFVNLARRNQSLLQRQLTLLDSMQHRATDPDSLEDLFRLDHLTTRMRRHAEGLIILSGAAPGRSWRRPVPVIDILRAAIAEVEDYTRVNVLPLPDLSLDGAAVADITHLVAELIENATIYSPPQTTVTVRGDVVANGFAVEVEDRGLGLSGMEYAAINERLANPPEFDLADSARLGLFVVGQLASRHGVQVILRGSPFGGTTAIVLIPRTVLTERPSPLTLTAERVADRPGQLSEPAPPNALESGLSGKGLPRRTRTAPAAQSATGPALSVVSDPPADRPVTAGTHGAPDLDPDPGTQREPARETRREPDREPAQKTDRGPGAEPDPGTQREPVRETARQASFHTTTGPGSLPRRVRQANLAPQLRQEPEAPAKPGPAAPEPASEPAEERSPEKVRALFSAFQAGSQRGREEQANDFAHQMTTGDKGDE, encoded by the coding sequence TTGCTGCTCCTGCCCCTGTTGTCGCTGAGCGCACTGTGGGGTTTTGTCCTCAACCTGACCGTCGGTGACGGCGCGGCCCTGTTGCGAGCGGACGCCCTCTACCAAACGGTCGGCCTCACCTCCACCGAACTGGGACTTCAACTCCAGGCCGAGCGGATGCAGTCCACGGTCGCGATCAGCACCCGGGTGCTCACCAGCGAGATCGGCGGGCAGCGCACCCGCACCAACCAGGCCGTCGCGGCGTTCAGGAAGGCCGAGGCCGAGTTCCATTCCGGCACCCCCGAGCTCCACGCGTCCCTGGAGGGAATGCTCCGCCAGCTCGACCGGCTCCCCGGCATCCGCTCCGGCGTCGACAACGGCCAGCACTCACGGCTGAGCGTGCTGTCGAACTACAACCAGATCCTGGACTCGGTCTTCCTCGTGTACGACCAGATGATCGCGGTTCCCGATCTCTCGATCTTCCAGCAGGCCACGGCCATGCAGGCGATGGGCAGCGGCCGCGAGATGCTCGCCAGGGAGAACGCGCTGATCAGCGGGGCGCTGATCGACTACCGGCTGTCGGCGGAGGAACGCAGCGCCTTCGGCGAGTACGTCGCCAACCGGCGCTACCTGTACGCGCACGGCCTGTCTTCCCTGGACGCCGCGCTGAGCAAGCCGTACCGCGACACCTTCAACTCCACGGCCTTCGAGAAGTTCACCGCCCTGGAGAAGACCATCATCGCGAGCACCGGCAACCGGCTGCCTCCCGACGCGGCCACCTGGAAGGCGACCTCGGACGGGATCGCGTCCTGGCTCGACCAGATCGGCCTCGCCTCCTCCAAGGAGCTGGCCGACCGGGCCCAGTCGGTGGCCACCGGCATCCTGGTCCGGATCATCGTCGCCGGCGGCGTCGGCCTGATCGCGGTGGTCGCGTCGATCATCATCTCGATCCGCTTCGGCCGCCGGCTGGCCAACGAGCTGGCGGGCCTCCGCTCGGCCGCTCTGGACCTGGCGGACGTACGGCTCCCGCACGTCGTGGAGCGGCTCCGGCGCGGCGAGGAGGTGGACGTGCGGGCCGAGGCCCCGCCGATCGAGGCGAGCGGCTCGCCCGAGGTCCGCGACGTGGCCCAGGCGTTCGGCTCGGTGCAGCGCACCGCCGTCGAGGCCGCCGTCGGCCAGGCGAACCTGCGCCGCGGCGTCAGCCACGTCTTCGTGAACCTGGCCCGGCGCAACCAGAGCCTGCTCCAGCGCCAGCTCACCCTGCTGGACAGCATGCAGCACAGGGCGACCGACCCCGACAGCCTTGAGGACCTGTTCCGGCTGGACCACCTCACCACCCGCATGCGGCGGCACGCGGAGGGCCTGATCATCCTTTCCGGCGCGGCGCCCGGCCGGTCCTGGCGCAGGCCGGTGCCGGTGATCGACATCCTGCGGGCCGCGATCGCCGAGGTCGAGGACTACACCAGGGTCAACGTGCTGCCGCTGCCCGATCTCTCGCTCGACGGGGCCGCGGTCGCCGACATCACCCACCTGGTGGCCGAGCTCATCGAGAACGCCACGATCTACTCACCGCCGCAGACCACGGTGACCGTACGCGGCGACGTCGTCGCCAACGGGTTCGCCGTCGAGGTGGAGGACCGCGGCCTGGGCCTGAGTGGCATGGAGTACGCGGCGATCAACGAACGGCTGGCCAACCCGCCGGAGTTCGACCTGGCCGACAGCGCCCGCCTCGGCCTGTTCGTGGTGGGCCAGCTCGCCTCCCGGCACGGCGTCCAGGTCATCCTGCGCGGCTCCCCGTTCGGCGGCACCACGGCCATCGTCCTCATCCCCCGCACGGTGCTCACCGAGCGCCCCTCACCGCTCACCCTCACCGCCGAGCGCGTGGCCGACCGGCCGGGGCAGCTCTCCGAGCCCGCGCCGCCGAACGCCCTGGAGTCCGGCCTCTCCGGCAAGGGCCTGCCCCGCAGGACGAGGACGGCCCCCGCCGCCCAGTCCGCCACCGGACCGGCCCTCAGCGTGGTGTCCGACCCTCCCGCCGACCGGCCGGTCACCGCCGGGACGCACGGCGCGCCGGACCTCGATCCGGATCCCGGGACGCAGCGCGAACCCGCCCGTGAGACGCGCCGCGAGCCGGATCGTGAGCCGGCGCAGAAGACGGACCGCGGGCCGGGCGCCGAGCCGGATCCCGGGACGCAGCGCGAGCCGGTGCGTGAGACGGCACGTCAGGCGTCCTTCCACACCACCACCGGACCGGGCAGCCTGCCCCGCCGGGTGAGGCAGGCCAACCTGGCCCCGCAGCTCCGCCAGGAGCCCGAGGCGCCCGCCAAACCGGGGCCCGCCGCTCCAGAGCCCGCCTCCGAGCCCGCCGAGGAGCGCTCGCCCGAAAAGGTCCGCGCGCTGTTCTCCGCCTTCCAGGCAGGCTCGCAGCGCGGACGCGAGGAGCAGGCAAATGACTTCGCACACCAAATGACGACAGGCGACAAGGGGGACGAATGA
- a CDS encoding SDR family NAD(P)-dependent oxidoreductase — MISVITGASAGIGEAAAVELAKRGQRIVLVGRNSGRLARVADRVKAVSGTIPDTLTCDYTSLEDVRKLGAELLSRYERIDVLINNAGVMTTERKLTGDGHEMMIQVNHLAPFLLTNLLLERVKGRVITTTSRAAKTGRLDPADLSRDRRRWSGWLQYGDSKQAGALFTVELARRLSGTGVTATCFHPGVIKTEFAPGTFMMWMVQNIPGMGQTVEEGASTMVHLATHPDGAAHPGRYFAKSAPAAVPRGMRDPDLARALWDASAAAVG, encoded by the coding sequence ATGATTAGTGTGATTACAGGGGCTAGTGCCGGAATCGGTGAGGCCGCCGCGGTGGAGCTCGCCAAGCGCGGGCAGCGCATTGTTCTGGTCGGCCGTAATTCCGGCAGGCTGGCTCGGGTGGCCGATCGGGTGAAAGCGGTTAGCGGAACGATCCCGGATACGTTGACCTGCGATTACACATCCCTGGAAGACGTGCGGAAGCTCGGCGCGGAGCTGCTCTCCCGCTACGAGCGGATCGACGTGCTGATCAACAACGCGGGCGTCATGACCACCGAGCGGAAGCTCACGGGTGACGGCCACGAGATGATGATCCAGGTGAACCACCTCGCGCCCTTCCTTCTGACGAACCTGCTGCTGGAGCGGGTGAAGGGCAGGGTGATCACCACCACGTCCAGGGCCGCCAAGACCGGGCGCCTGGATCCGGCCGACCTGAGCCGGGACAGGCGGCGGTGGAGCGGCTGGTTGCAGTACGGCGACTCCAAGCAGGCCGGAGCGCTGTTCACGGTGGAACTGGCCCGGCGGCTCTCCGGGACGGGCGTGACCGCCACCTGTTTCCACCCGGGCGTGATCAAGACGGAGTTCGCCCCGGGGACGTTCATGATGTGGATGGTGCAGAACATCCCGGGCATGGGACAGACCGTGGAGGAGGGCGCGAGCACCATGGTCCACCTCGCCACCCACCCGGACGGCGCCGCCCATCCGGGCCGCTACTTCGCCAAGAGCGCCCCGGCCGCGGTGCCCAGGGGGATGAGGGACCCCGATCTGGCGCGCGCCCTCTGGGACGCCAGCGCCGCGGCCGTCGGGTGA